One genomic window of Gossypium hirsutum isolate 1008001.06 chromosome D11, Gossypium_hirsutum_v2.1, whole genome shotgun sequence includes the following:
- the LOC107913558 gene encoding non-specific phospholipase C4 isoform X2, whose product MYVYISQPIPNQQRTYKNRTMVSQGSNSASSYPIKTIVILVQENRSFDHMLGWFKSLNPEIDGVTGSESNPISTSDPNSPMVFFKDNSEYVDPDPAHSIQAIYEQVFGHPWSSDLPNPPHEPTMNGFAQNAERTEKGMAEAVMKGFKPDAVPVYKELASKFGICDRWFASVPASTQPNRMFVHSATSYGQESNDAIKLIKGFPQKTIFESLDESGFSFGIYYQYPPSTLFFRNLRQMKYLKNFHQFDLHFKKHCEEGKLPNYVVVEQRYFDLLSVPANDDHPSHDVSEGQKFVKQVYEALRSSPQWKEMLLVITYDEHGGFYDHVPTPTNGVPSPDDIVGPEPYHFKFDRLGVRVPTFFVSPWIEPGTVIHRPLGPYPTSQFEHSSIPATVKKIFNLKEFLTKRDAWAATFEGVINRKNPRVDCPVTLPEPVKMRPTEAKETAKLSDFQKELVQMAAVLNGDHKSDMYPHKLVEKMTVAEAAKYVNGAFNKFCDECQRGGIHESEIVELGKQVERPKGRSFIYKFFKCLVCHD is encoded by the exons atgtatgtatatatatctcAACCCATTCCAAACCAGCAAAGAACATACAAAAACAGAACAATGGTTTCCCAAGGCAGCAATAGTGCGTCTTCGTATCCTATCAAAACCATAGTGATATTGGTCCAAGAAAACCGCTCATTCGATCACATGCTAGGCTGGTTCAAGTCCCTAAACCCTGAAATCGATGGCGTTACCGGATCCGAATCTAACCCCATTTCCACATCCGACCCGAACTCACCCATGGTCTTCTTCAAAGACAATTCCGAGTACGTAGACCCTGACCCTGCTCACTCCATCCAAGCCATTTACGAGCAAGTATTCGGCCACCCTTGGAGCTCTGACCTCCCTAACCCACCCCATGAACCCACAATGAATGGGTTCGCTCAAAACGCTGAGAGGACCGAAAAGGGAATGGCAGAGGCAGTGATGAAAGGGTTTAAACCTGATGCGGTGCCTGTTTACAAAGAGCTGGCGTCCAAGTTCGGAATATGTGACCGGTGGTTCGCGTCGGTGCCGGCTTCAACGCAACCGAACCGGATGTTTGTGCATTCAGCTACATCGTATGGACAGGAGAGCAATGACGCAATAAAGCTGATCAAAGGGTTTCCTCAAAAGACAATATTCGAGTCATTGGATGAAAGTGGTTTTAGTTTTGGGATATATTATCAATACCCTCCCTCCACCTTGTTCTTCAG GAACCTTAGACAAATGAAGTACTTAAAAAACTTTCATCAATTTGATCTGCACTTCAAGAAACATTGTGAAGAAGGGAAGCTTCCAAACTACGTGGTCGTCGAACAACGATACTTTGACCTCTTGTCGGTGCCTGCGAACGACGATCATCCGTCCCATGATGTCTCAGAAGGACAAAAATTTGTTAAGCAAGTATACGAGGCACTACGAAGTAGCCCCCAGTGGAAAGAAATGTTGTTGGTAATCACATATGATGAACATGGTGGATTTTATGACCATGTTCCAACACCTACAAATGGGGTCCCTAGCCCTGATGATATTGTTGGTCCTGAACCTTATCATTTCAAGTTTGATAGGCTTGGTGTTAGGGTTCCTACATTTTTTGTTTCTCCATGGATTGAACCTGGAACTG TGATACATAGGCCTTTAGGCCCATATCCTACTTCACAATTTGAGCATTCATCAATTCCTGCAACTGTCAAAAAGATTTTCAACCTGAAAGAGTTCCTAACAAAGCGTGATGCTTGGGCTGCTACTTTTGAAGGTGTTATAAACAGGAAGAACCCAAGAGTAGATTGTCCTG TTACATTACCCGAACCGGTGAAGATGAGACCTACTGAAGCAAAAGAGACGGCGAAATTAAGTGATTTCCAAAAAGAATTAGTACAAATGGCAGCAGTGCTGAATGGAGACCATAAAAGTGACATGTATCCACACAAACTTGTGGAGAAGATGACAGTTGCAGAGGCTGCCAAGTATGTGAATGGTGCTTTCAATAAGTTCTGTGATGAATGCCAAAGGGGAGGGATCCATGAATCTGAGATTGTTGAATTAGGAAAACAAGTTGAAAGGCCAAAAGGCAGATCTTTTATTTACAAGTTTTT
- the LOC107913558 gene encoding non-specific phospholipase C4 isoform X1, with protein MYVYISQPIPNQQRTYKNRTMVSQGSNSASSYPIKTIVILVQENRSFDHMLGWFKSLNPEIDGVTGSESNPISTSDPNSPMVFFKDNSEYVDPDPAHSIQAIYEQVFGHPWSSDLPNPPHEPTMNGFAQNAERTEKGMAEAVMKGFKPDAVPVYKELASKFGICDRWFASVPASTQPNRMFVHSATSYGQESNDAIKLIKGFPQKTIFESLDESGFSFGIYYQYPPSTLFFRNLRQMKYLKNFHQFDLHFKKHCEEGKLPNYVVVEQRYFDLLSVPANDDHPSHDVSEGQKFVKQVYEALRSSPQWKEMLLVITYDEHGGFYDHVPTPTNGVPSPDDIVGPEPYHFKFDRLGVRVPTFFVSPWIEPGTGKSRESPLLLSFNLGYLDHVCMVMEFAVIHRPLGPYPTSQFEHSSIPATVKKIFNLKEFLTKRDAWAATFEGVINRKNPRVDCPVTLPEPVKMRPTEAKETAKLSDFQKELVQMAAVLNGDHKSDMYPHKLVEKMTVAEAAKYVNGAFNKFCDECQRGGIHESEIVELGKQVERPKGRSFIYKFFKCLVCHD; from the exons atgtatgtatatatatctcAACCCATTCCAAACCAGCAAAGAACATACAAAAACAGAACAATGGTTTCCCAAGGCAGCAATAGTGCGTCTTCGTATCCTATCAAAACCATAGTGATATTGGTCCAAGAAAACCGCTCATTCGATCACATGCTAGGCTGGTTCAAGTCCCTAAACCCTGAAATCGATGGCGTTACCGGATCCGAATCTAACCCCATTTCCACATCCGACCCGAACTCACCCATGGTCTTCTTCAAAGACAATTCCGAGTACGTAGACCCTGACCCTGCTCACTCCATCCAAGCCATTTACGAGCAAGTATTCGGCCACCCTTGGAGCTCTGACCTCCCTAACCCACCCCATGAACCCACAATGAATGGGTTCGCTCAAAACGCTGAGAGGACCGAAAAGGGAATGGCAGAGGCAGTGATGAAAGGGTTTAAACCTGATGCGGTGCCTGTTTACAAAGAGCTGGCGTCCAAGTTCGGAATATGTGACCGGTGGTTCGCGTCGGTGCCGGCTTCAACGCAACCGAACCGGATGTTTGTGCATTCAGCTACATCGTATGGACAGGAGAGCAATGACGCAATAAAGCTGATCAAAGGGTTTCCTCAAAAGACAATATTCGAGTCATTGGATGAAAGTGGTTTTAGTTTTGGGATATATTATCAATACCCTCCCTCCACCTTGTTCTTCAG GAACCTTAGACAAATGAAGTACTTAAAAAACTTTCATCAATTTGATCTGCACTTCAAGAAACATTGTGAAGAAGGGAAGCTTCCAAACTACGTGGTCGTCGAACAACGATACTTTGACCTCTTGTCGGTGCCTGCGAACGACGATCATCCGTCCCATGATGTCTCAGAAGGACAAAAATTTGTTAAGCAAGTATACGAGGCACTACGAAGTAGCCCCCAGTGGAAAGAAATGTTGTTGGTAATCACATATGATGAACATGGTGGATTTTATGACCATGTTCCAACACCTACAAATGGGGTCCCTAGCCCTGATGATATTGTTGGTCCTGAACCTTATCATTTCAAGTTTGATAGGCTTGGTGTTAGGGTTCCTACATTTTTTGTTTCTCCATGGATTGAACCTGGAACTGGTAAGTCTAGGGAGTCTCCATTACTGTTGTCGTTTAACTTGGGTTATTTAGATCATGTGTGTATGGTAATGGAATTTGCAGTGATACATAGGCCTTTAGGCCCATATCCTACTTCACAATTTGAGCATTCATCAATTCCTGCAACTGTCAAAAAGATTTTCAACCTGAAAGAGTTCCTAACAAAGCGTGATGCTTGGGCTGCTACTTTTGAAGGTGTTATAAACAGGAAGAACCCAAGAGTAGATTGTCCTG TTACATTACCCGAACCGGTGAAGATGAGACCTACTGAAGCAAAAGAGACGGCGAAATTAAGTGATTTCCAAAAAGAATTAGTACAAATGGCAGCAGTGCTGAATGGAGACCATAAAAGTGACATGTATCCACACAAACTTGTGGAGAAGATGACAGTTGCAGAGGCTGCCAAGTATGTGAATGGTGCTTTCAATAAGTTCTGTGATGAATGCCAAAGGGGAGGGATCCATGAATCTGAGATTGTTGAATTAGGAAAACAAGTTGAAAGGCCAAAAGGCAGATCTTTTATTTACAAGTTTTT